From Companilactobacillus heilongjiangensis, one genomic window encodes:
- a CDS encoding copper homeostasis protein CutC, translating into MFKEVAVENFTKIPTAVLKGANRIELNDNLAVGGTTPSHGVLQEATKYLQEKSVPLVEMIRPRGGDFVYNDLEIKMMEADLFEAQKLGVDAVAFGALTKDGDIDEEAMEQLIAASAGMQIVFHMAFDALAEDNKKNAIDWLVDHDVDRILTHGGPLTTPIDMTLDNIKKYIDYADGRILILPGGGVNFENVDSIAEKLGVKELHGTKIIDGVNN; encoded by the coding sequence ATCTTTAAAGAAGTAGCTGTAGAAAACTTTACTAAGATTCCCACCGCTGTTTTAAAGGGTGCTAATCGAATCGAATTAAATGATAATTTGGCTGTTGGAGGAACTACTCCTAGCCACGGTGTCTTGCAAGAAGCCACTAAATACCTTCAAGAAAAATCGGTTCCGCTTGTCGAAATGATCCGTCCTCGTGGTGGAGATTTCGTCTATAACGACTTGGAAATTAAAATGATGGAAGCTGACTTGTTTGAGGCTCAAAAGCTGGGTGTCGATGCGGTTGCCTTTGGTGCTTTGACTAAGGACGGCGACATTGACGAGGAAGCCATGGAACAATTGATTGCTGCTTCTGCTGGTATGCAAATCGTTTTCCACATGGCTTTTGACGCTTTGGCTGAGGATAACAAGAAAAACGCTATCGACTGGTTGGTTGACCACGATGTTGACCGTATTTTGACTCACGGTGGTCCGTTGACTACTCCTATTGATATGACTTTGGACAATATTAAAAAGTATATTGATTACGCTGATGGTCGGATTCTTATCTTGCCTGGCGGTGGTGTTAACTTTGAGAATGTTGATAGCATTGCTGAAAAGCTTGGGGTTAAGGAATTGCATGGTACTAAGATTATTGATGGGGTTAATAATTAA
- a CDS encoding DUF1149 family protein produces the protein MKITKGAVSVQSFHYDVEAPTADVKTDLNINIEHPELKDENGEPLNEDEGKILQVVVPFEIHMEDAPFKVSGLIGQVVQPIGFHGEIQDLDGKQVQQLSRSVVEYIETLTYQVTSVTLNHGVSLNFTNNAEIKPNGTIEELREKENEDKKEDK, from the coding sequence ATGAAAATTACTAAAGGTGCAGTTAGTGTTCAATCATTCCATTATGACGTCGAGGCTCCAACAGCTGACGTTAAAACTGATTTAAATATCAATATCGAACATCCTGAATTAAAGGATGAAAATGGCGAACCATTGAATGAAGACGAAGGAAAGATTCTTCAAGTCGTAGTTCCTTTTGAAATTCATATGGAAGATGCACCATTCAAAGTTTCCGGTTTAATTGGTCAAGTAGTTCAACCAATCGGTTTCCACGGTGAAATTCAAGACCTTGATGGCAAACAAGTTCAACAATTGTCACGTTCAGTCGTTGAATACATCGAAACACTAACATATCAAGTAACCAGCGTTACATTGAATCACGGTGTGTCATTGAACTTTACAAACAATGCTGAAATCAAACCAAATGGCACGATTGAGGAATTAAGAGAAAAAGAAAACGAAGATAAAAAAGAAGATAAGTAA
- a CDS encoding DNA translocase FtsK, which produces MVRKKASATPRKKKKTVNNSRLIRSLVSLLWIILSILGLFKFGIVGKTFDNLYRIFVGDSYPVLLIVSIFAGAIIIATGRIPVMTPKRNFGLLFIYLGSLIILHGIFFSNMSLYHNYNLVTWNTLAADMTQVSVDGSVGGGMIGSYLYSFFMPMFSSVGTYFVTALLIFIGVLMMFNVTMKQVSIATTDVLVKCKHLAIKIKDVLSGHYNNYVDQRKSAKKTPRNVVPKPTYEEQEPEVTRDGDKIADGLSSFKSHAVNHDEDFKIEGVPTPSEPVMPDSDEAKTAEVMSKPYGIDGAKDKDLPDPVSTKHTEGTTNNDDYKLPTTDLLKQVPQVDQTSEVHLIEDNKDTLRQTFKSFGVDVEVKKASLGPTITKYEVQPAVGVKVSKIVNLADDLALALAAKDIRIEAPIPGKPFVGIEVPNKTISTVSFREITEKQKDKTHPLIVPLGKDVSGNIIEADITKMPHLLIAGSTGSGKSVAINTIITGILMKAKPNQVKLILIDPKMVELNVYNGIPQLLIPVVTDARRAAGALQKAVKEMERRYKLFAETSHRNIGEYNDDVDKFNETAADEDKMERLPYIVVIVDELSDLMMVAGHEVEAAIVRLAQMARAAGLHIIIATQRPSVDVITGLIKANIPSRIAFAVSSGVDSRTILDSVGAEKLLGRGDMLFQPIGKSKPVRLQGAYISESEVENVVKFVSEQQTAEYDEDMIPTDVDEGGSDGDKPDDEYWEDAVDLIVKQQSASVSMLQRRFAIGYNRAARMVDEMENRGIVGPSEGSKPRKVLITPEQLETIRKNQVKN; this is translated from the coding sequence ATGGTTAGAAAAAAGGCAAGTGCAACGCCTAGAAAGAAGAAAAAAACAGTCAATAATTCACGACTAATTCGTTCGTTAGTCAGTTTGTTGTGGATTATTCTGTCGATTTTAGGATTATTTAAATTCGGTATTGTGGGCAAAACGTTCGATAATTTGTATCGAATCTTTGTCGGTGACAGTTATCCAGTTCTGTTGATTGTCAGCATTTTTGCGGGTGCCATTATAATCGCTACGGGACGAATACCCGTTATGACGCCGAAGAGAAACTTTGGTTTACTGTTCATATATCTGGGCTCATTAATTATTTTACACGGCATCTTTTTCTCGAATATGTCGTTATATCACAACTATAATCTCGTCACATGGAACACGTTAGCGGCTGATATGACTCAAGTTTCAGTCGATGGTTCAGTCGGTGGGGGAATGATTGGCTCGTATCTATACAGCTTTTTCATGCCGATGTTTTCGAGTGTTGGAACGTACTTCGTTACGGCGTTATTGATTTTTATCGGTGTTCTGATGATGTTTAACGTTACGATGAAACAAGTTTCAATTGCTACAACAGATGTTTTGGTTAAATGTAAACATTTGGCTATTAAGATTAAAGATGTCCTTTCTGGTCACTATAACAACTATGTTGATCAACGTAAATCAGCTAAAAAGACGCCGAGAAATGTTGTTCCAAAGCCTACTTATGAAGAGCAGGAACCTGAGGTTACACGTGATGGCGATAAGATTGCGGATGGCTTGAGTAGTTTCAAGAGTCATGCTGTTAATCATGATGAAGATTTCAAAATTGAAGGTGTTCCAACTCCAAGTGAACCTGTTATGCCTGATTCCGATGAGGCTAAAACGGCTGAAGTAATGTCGAAACCTTATGGGATTGACGGAGCTAAAGATAAAGATTTACCTGATCCTGTCAGCACTAAACATACTGAGGGGACAACGAATAATGATGATTATAAGTTGCCAACAACTGACTTGTTGAAGCAGGTGCCACAAGTTGATCAGACTTCTGAAGTACATTTGATTGAAGACAACAAGGACACATTGCGCCAGACTTTCAAGAGTTTTGGGGTCGATGTTGAAGTTAAAAAGGCTAGTTTGGGACCAACGATTACTAAATATGAAGTCCAACCAGCGGTCGGTGTGAAGGTAAGCAAAATCGTCAATTTGGCGGATGACTTGGCCTTAGCTTTGGCAGCGAAGGATATTCGTATTGAAGCGCCAATTCCTGGGAAGCCTTTCGTTGGTATTGAAGTGCCTAATAAGACTATTTCAACAGTTTCCTTTAGAGAGATTACTGAGAAACAAAAAGATAAGACTCATCCATTGATTGTGCCGTTAGGTAAGGATGTTTCTGGTAACATTATTGAAGCAGATATTACAAAGATGCCCCATTTACTTATTGCTGGTTCAACTGGTAGTGGTAAATCTGTTGCTATCAATACCATCATTACGGGTATCTTGATGAAAGCTAAACCAAATCAAGTTAAATTGATTCTGATTGATCCTAAGATGGTTGAACTGAATGTTTATAACGGCATTCCACAGCTTTTGATTCCGGTCGTTACAGATGCCAGACGAGCTGCCGGGGCTTTGCAAAAAGCTGTTAAGGAAATGGAACGGCGTTATAAACTGTTTGCGGAAACGAGTCACCGTAACATTGGTGAGTACAACGATGATGTTGATAAATTCAATGAAACAGCGGCAGACGAGGATAAAATGGAACGTTTGCCATATATCGTCGTTATAGTCGATGAGTTATCTGACTTGATGATGGTAGCAGGACATGAAGTTGAAGCGGCCATTGTTCGTTTGGCTCAAATGGCTCGTGCTGCTGGTTTGCATATCATTATTGCAACGCAACGTCCTTCTGTTGATGTTATTACTGGTTTGATCAAAGCCAATATCCCATCACGTATTGCGTTTGCGGTTTCCAGTGGGGTTGATTCACGAACAATTTTGGATTCCGTCGGAGCTGAAAAATTGCTTGGACGTGGTGATATGTTGTTCCAACCAATTGGTAAGAGTAAGCCAGTTCGACTTCAGGGTGCTTATATTTCTGAATCAGAAGTTGAGAATGTCGTTAAATTTGTCAGTGAGCAACAAACTGCTGAATACGACGAAGATATGATTCCAACCGATGTTGATGAAGGTGGATCAGATGGCGATAAGCCTGATGATGAATATTGGGAAGATGCAGTGGATTTGATTGTTAAACAGCAGTCAGCCAGTGTTTCCATGCTCCAAAGACGATTCGCTATCGGGTATAACCGTGCTGCACGTATGGTTGACGAGATGGAAAATCGGGGTATCGTAGGACCTTCAGAGGGTAGTAAACCAAGAAAAGTATTGATTACACCCGAACAACTTGAAACAATTAGAAAAAATCAGGTGAAAAATTGA
- a CDS encoding lactonase family protein — MIEKVLLSGYTKNGGKGVYSADFNSDNGELTTPKALVELNGPTYIDVTNDMKLIALAKKDDRGGIVVYDISGDEPKLLDEDYSESTSPSYVKFDPSRNLIFSAYFHLSKVKIDHLTADGKIEHYSEVKFEGHGPRVEQDQSKPHFSALTPDGKLIICDYGADRIYIYDIDNPKEPKLMNNYIAPSGYAPRHLVFHPTKPFVYVACELSSKVLVMQYDAETARLTLVDEAEAAKDEQKNTTAAIRISKDGKFLYASTRGADTITTFSVDPNGDRIKKLSTTATGNGPRDFDLDPSEKYVIAANQDSNDLSILKRNPNKGILTNLDNNVAIPECTCVHFI, encoded by the coding sequence ATGATTGAAAAAGTTCTTTTAAGTGGCTACACCAAGAATGGTGGAAAAGGTGTTTATTCTGCTGATTTTAATTCTGACAATGGTGAATTAACCACACCTAAGGCCCTAGTTGAGTTGAATGGACCTACTTATATCGATGTAACTAACGATATGAAATTAATCGCACTTGCTAAAAAAGATGACCGTGGCGGTATCGTTGTCTATGATATTTCTGGCGACGAACCAAAACTTTTGGATGAAGATTATTCAGAATCAACTTCACCTTCATACGTCAAATTTGACCCTAGTCGCAATTTGATTTTCAGTGCTTACTTCCACTTGAGCAAGGTTAAGATTGACCATTTAACTGCTGACGGCAAAATCGAACACTACTCAGAAGTTAAATTTGAAGGTCATGGTCCTCGTGTTGAACAAGATCAATCGAAACCTCACTTCAGTGCTTTAACACCTGATGGAAAATTAATTATTTGTGATTACGGTGCCGACAGAATTTATATTTACGACATCGACAATCCTAAAGAACCAAAATTGATGAACAATTACATTGCTCCTTCTGGCTATGCCCCTAGACATTTAGTATTCCACCCTACAAAGCCTTTTGTTTACGTTGCTTGTGAACTATCATCAAAGGTACTTGTAATGCAATATGACGCTGAAACTGCCCGTCTAACGCTTGTTGATGAAGCTGAAGCTGCCAAGGATGAACAAAAGAATACCACTGCTGCTATTAGAATTAGCAAGGATGGCAAGTTCTTATACGCTTCAACTCGTGGCGCTGACACAATTACTACATTTAGTGTTGATCCAAACGGCGACCGCATCAAGAAACTCAGCACAACCGCTACTGGCAACGGTCCTAGAGATTTCGACCTCGACCCTTCAGAAAAATATGTCATTGCAGCTAACCAAGATTCAAATGATTTGAGTATTTTAAAACGCAATCCTAACAAAGGAATTTTGACTAATTTGGACAATAACGTTGCTATTCCTGAGTGTACTTGTGTACACTTTATCTAG
- a CDS encoding NAD kinase, with protein MKLWINNNSKEKSVAAANKLRSKLLDAGLILDRRDPQLVISVGGDGTLLSTFHAYAAHLDRVKFLALHTGHLGFYSDWTDTEIDDLANRIIECKDNIPSTSYPLLDVMVENKEGSLFHGIAINETVVRRLSSLTMKARVDLDKEFFESFRGDGLCFSTPTGSTAYSKSIGGALIHPKISVFQMIEIASINNRVYRTISSPIIIPHNQQVDLYPQTADDYVISCDGITTKLKNVKKITIKLNYQRAQFAQYRHRHFWTRVETAFLGQDEQK; from the coding sequence ATGAAATTATGGATTAATAATAATAGTAAAGAAAAATCAGTTGCTGCGGCTAACAAATTGCGCAGTAAATTACTTGATGCTGGCCTAATTTTGGACCGTCGTGATCCCCAATTAGTTATCAGTGTCGGTGGTGATGGTACGCTTTTGAGCACTTTCCACGCTTATGCAGCCCATTTGGACCGCGTTAAATTTTTGGCTTTGCACACAGGTCACTTAGGATTTTATTCTGACTGGACCGATACTGAGATTGACGATTTAGCCAACCGGATTATCGAGTGCAAGGACAATATTCCCTCCACAAGTTATCCACTTTTGGACGTTATGGTCGAAAACAAAGAAGGCTCATTGTTCCACGGAATTGCCATCAATGAAACAGTGGTTAGACGTTTATCTTCCTTAACAATGAAGGCCCGAGTTGACTTAGATAAGGAATTTTTCGAAAGTTTTCGTGGCGATGGTTTGTGTTTTTCAACTCCAACGGGTTCAACAGCTTACTCGAAGTCAATCGGTGGAGCATTGATTCATCCAAAAATCAGTGTTTTTCAAATGATTGAAATTGCTTCGATCAACAACCGAGTTTACCGGACAATTTCATCACCAATCATCATTCCTCACAATCAACAAGTCGACCTTTATCCACAGACAGCGGACGATTACGTCATCAGTTGCGATGGGATTACAACGAAATTGAAGAATGTAAAGAAGATTACGATCAAATTGAATTATCAACGTGCTCAATTTGCCCAGTATCGCCACCGTCACTTCTGGACTAGAGTAGAGACAGCTTTCTTGGGACAAGATGAACAAAAATAA
- a CDS encoding AI-2E family transporter — protein MIIFLFSKISFVFQPVNQILGITMPPVILALVLYYLINPLINVLESKFHVNRIISITFVFIIILALLIWGVMSLIPFVQSQVDSLVKNWPQYWNSLNKSLQNMFSDPKLHMVKERLIQTNTSVTKSFEKSMDQILPQTMNNLSSAVSVLTNVVVILMTAPFILFFMLKDDKKFKESVIKFVPDRVKGSVGDMLSEISQSLSSYITGQLTVAFWVAVMFFVGYLIIGQRYALILGIVAGVLNLIPYIGSTLALVPSLVIAAFIAPSMVLKVIIVFAVEQTVETRVISPIIVGNKMQMHPVTTILVLLVSAGMYGLIGMIAGIPIFAILKIICARIFNWFKRNSSWYSEEELLETKEKDDSDDTETSEKLHK, from the coding sequence TTGATTATCTTTTTATTTTCGAAAATAAGTTTTGTCTTTCAACCAGTTAATCAAATCTTAGGTATAACGATGCCGCCAGTAATTTTGGCACTGGTATTGTATTACCTGATAAATCCTTTGATCAATGTGCTGGAAAGTAAATTCCATGTTAATCGAATTATTTCAATCACATTTGTCTTTATTATTATCTTGGCCTTGTTAATCTGGGGCGTTATGTCCTTGATTCCATTTGTTCAAAGTCAGGTCGATTCATTGGTTAAGAATTGGCCACAGTATTGGAATTCACTAAACAAGAGCTTGCAAAATATGTTCTCTGATCCCAAGCTTCATATGGTAAAGGAGCGCCTGATTCAAACAAATACTAGCGTAACGAAGAGTTTTGAAAAGTCGATGGATCAAATTTTGCCACAGACAATGAACAATCTCAGTTCGGCTGTCAGCGTTTTAACAAATGTGGTCGTAATCTTGATGACTGCGCCATTCATCCTATTTTTCATGTTGAAAGATGATAAGAAATTTAAAGAATCTGTCATTAAATTTGTCCCTGATCGTGTCAAAGGCTCAGTGGGCGATATGCTTTCAGAAATTTCACAATCATTGAGTTCTTATATTACCGGACAGTTGACTGTAGCGTTCTGGGTTGCCGTGATGTTCTTCGTCGGTTATCTCATCATTGGTCAGCGTTATGCCTTGATTCTTGGTATCGTTGCCGGAGTATTGAACCTGATTCCATATATCGGATCAACCTTGGCGTTAGTGCCATCACTAGTAATTGCAGCTTTTATTGCGCCATCAATGGTTTTGAAAGTTATCATTGTCTTCGCAGTTGAGCAGACCGTTGAAACACGTGTTATTTCACCAATCATCGTTGGTAACAAGATGCAAATGCACCCAGTGACAACTATCTTAGTATTGCTAGTTTCAGCCGGAATGTATGGATTAATTGGTATGATTGCTGGTATTCCAATCTTCGCTATTTTAAAGATTATCTGTGCCAGAATTTTCAACTGGTTCAAGCGTAATTCCAGCTGGTATAGTGAGGAAGAGCTGCTAGAAACAAAGGAAAAAGACGATTCTGATGACACGGAAACTTCTGAGAAACTTCACAAATAA
- a CDS encoding undecaprenyl-diphosphate phosphatase yields MFIEIIKTIILGIIEGFTEFLPISSTGHLYLADEFIKLNESKAFINMFMVVIQFGAILAVILIYFHKLNPFSPKKNHREKSQTWSIWFKVLVAILPSVIIGLPLNDWMDAHLTSWQVISATLLIYGILFIVVENWLKGKRPQTADLESLSYKTAFQIGLFQVLSLVPGTSRSGATILGGMTVGTSRFVATEFSFFLAIPTMFGASLLKIGKYFMKGNAFTSSQTIILLVGTLVSFIVAYASIKFLLDYIKRNDFKAFGWYRIVLAIVVIAYFGIKAMVA; encoded by the coding sequence ATGTTCATTGAAATTATTAAAACCATCATTTTAGGTATCATCGAAGGTTTTACAGAATTTCTACCTATCAGTTCAACTGGACACTTGTATTTAGCTGATGAATTCATCAAATTGAATGAGTCAAAAGCTTTCATCAACATGTTCATGGTAGTTATTCAATTCGGAGCCATCTTAGCGGTTATCCTTATTTACTTTCACAAATTAAACCCATTCTCACCTAAGAAAAATCACCGTGAGAAGAGTCAAACTTGGAGTATTTGGTTCAAAGTTTTAGTCGCTATCTTACCTTCAGTAATTATCGGATTGCCATTGAATGACTGGATGGATGCCCATTTGACAAGCTGGCAAGTTATTTCAGCCACACTATTGATTTACGGTATCTTATTCATCGTTGTTGAAAACTGGCTCAAGGGTAAACGACCACAAACAGCTGATCTGGAAAGTCTTTCATACAAGACAGCCTTCCAAATTGGACTCTTCCAAGTCCTTTCATTAGTACCCGGTACATCACGTTCCGGAGCTACTATCTTGGGTGGTATGACAGTCGGTACATCAAGATTTGTTGCCACTGAGTTCTCATTCTTCTTAGCTATTCCAACTATGTTTGGTGCTAGTTTATTGAAGATTGGTAAGTACTTCATGAAAGGCAATGCCTTCACTAGCAGTCAAACAATCATCTTGCTCGTTGGTACTTTAGTATCATTTATCGTTGCTTACGCTTCAATCAAGTTCTTGCTTGATTATATTAAACGTAATGACTTTAAGGCATTTGGTTGGTACAGAATTGTTTTAGCTATCGTTGTTATTGCCTACTTCGGTATCAAAGCTATGGTTGCTTAA
- a CDS encoding RluA family pseudouridine synthase — MNKNNRILKFTIDDDDKKIVRKFLVQHKFSSSQLHNLKNKGGLIFVNHKQRHFDFKMKPGDVILIIMNEEEPSDLIAPMYGPVDVIYEDSYLLVVNKPHGIASLPAKAKSGKTMANLVKGYLLSKKENSTIHLVTRLDRNTSGLMVFAKTSYAHSLLDRILHTEDFQKFYLAMVYGQVEPESGLIDLPIGIDPDVFYMRNIDHEKGKASQTVYETVEKFSTGSLLKLKLLTGRTHQIRVHLTAIGHPIIGDDMYSGKVDSRIDRQALHCYRLNIVHPVTKQLLKLQAPLPADMVMLKSVLRGEKNG; from the coding sequence ATGAACAAAAATAATCGTATCTTAAAGTTCACAATTGATGATGACGACAAGAAAATTGTCCGTAAGTTTTTAGTCCAACACAAATTTTCCTCTAGTCAATTGCACAATTTAAAAAACAAAGGTGGACTGATCTTTGTTAATCATAAACAACGCCATTTCGACTTCAAGATGAAACCAGGCGACGTGATCCTGATTATTATGAATGAGGAAGAACCGTCTGACTTGATTGCACCAATGTATGGGCCAGTTGACGTTATTTATGAAGATAGTTATTTATTAGTTGTGAACAAGCCGCATGGGATTGCTAGTTTGCCCGCTAAAGCTAAGTCTGGTAAAACGATGGCCAATTTGGTCAAAGGTTATTTGCTGAGCAAAAAAGAGAATTCAACAATTCACTTGGTAACACGATTGGACCGTAATACTTCGGGTCTGATGGTGTTTGCCAAGACTTCGTATGCCCATTCGTTGCTAGATCGAATCTTGCATACAGAAGATTTTCAAAAATTTTATCTAGCGATGGTTTATGGTCAAGTAGAACCAGAAAGTGGTCTGATCGATTTGCCAATTGGGATTGATCCGGACGTTTTTTATATGCGTAATATTGACCACGAAAAAGGTAAGGCGTCTCAAACTGTGTATGAAACAGTGGAAAAGTTTTCAACTGGCAGCTTATTAAAGTTGAAACTTTTGACGGGACGCACGCATCAAATTAGAGTTCACTTAACTGCGATTGGTCATCCGATAATTGGTGACGATATGTACAGTGGCAAAGTTGATTCACGAATAGACCGCCAAGCGCTGCACTGCTACCGTTTGAACATTGTTCATCCTGTGACCAAGCAGTTATTAAAACTTCAAGCACCGTTGCCAGCAGATATGGTAATGTTAAAGAGTGTGTTAAGGGGTGAGAAGAATGGATGA
- the trmL gene encoding tRNA (uridine(34)/cytosine(34)/5-carboxymethylaminomethyluridine(34)-2'-O)-methyltransferase TrmL, translating to MTNHIALYEPLMPANTGNIARTCAGTNTKLHLIRPLGFNTDDAHMKRAGLDYWDKVDITYHDNLDDFLKSVPDDKYLYLITKFSDKVYSDQDLSDTSVDHYFLFGKETTGLPEDFMRRNPEKCLRIPMSDNIRALNLSNSAALVIYEAVRQQHFAGLELSHHYDHDKLD from the coding sequence ATGACTAATCATATTGCATTGTACGAACCTTTGATGCCAGCTAATACTGGTAATATTGCTAGAACTTGTGCTGGTACTAATACTAAATTGCACTTGATCCGTCCGCTTGGTTTTAATACTGATGATGCCCACATGAAACGTGCTGGGCTTGACTATTGGGACAAGGTTGACATTACGTATCACGACAATTTGGATGATTTTTTGAAGTCGGTTCCTGATGACAAGTATCTTTATTTGATTACTAAGTTTTCTGACAAGGTTTACAGTGACCAAGATTTAAGCGATACTTCAGTTGATCACTATTTCTTATTCGGTAAGGAAACAACTGGTTTGCCGGAAGATTTCATGCGTCGTAATCCAGAGAAATGTTTACGGATTCCAATGAGTGACAATATACGAGCTTTGAATTTATCTAACAGTGCAGCTTTAGTTATTTATGAAGCTGTTCGCCAACAACATTTTGCTGGACTAGAATTAAGTCATCATTATGATCACGATAAATTAGATTAG
- the mgtE gene encoding magnesium transporter, whose protein sequence is MDENEKRLQDKFTQLKSYLDGGDKKRFRKTYLDMHFYDQSTFYLTLNKTERVTLYSILEPDEMGDMFDTIEDDNPEIPELLKEMDLGYASKMLNDMYDDNAADVLEHLDKVDVDRFLEQMPTSDANNLRGLLHYDTETAGGIMTTDYVKFHEEERAADAIKALKGYAQTAETIYYLYILDNHDDLVGVMSLRDLILLDDNDTLGEKMNSDIITVNVDAEQAEVAQVFRDYEFLAVPVVDHSNKLVGIVTVDDVIEVIDDEAQQDYSGLAGVSMDETNNDGPFKAASKRLPWLITLLLLSMITATLINHFEGLLAEASILAVFISTITGTAGNAGTQSLAVAVRRLAVEEINRSEFLKLIGKELLTGFVTGVVTGISVFMLVGIWKHNFVLGMVIGLAMCAAITVANLAGSLIPMLMSSFGFDPAVASGPFISTLSDLTSVLIYFSIAGMFMQYFVAS, encoded by the coding sequence ATGGATGAAAATGAAAAAAGACTCCAAGATAAATTTACGCAATTAAAGAGTTATCTTGATGGTGGTGATAAAAAGCGTTTCCGAAAAACTTATTTGGATATGCATTTTTACGACCAGAGTACTTTTTACCTCACGTTAAATAAGACCGAACGTGTAACTTTATACTCAATTCTAGAACCAGATGAAATGGGTGATATGTTCGATACGATTGAGGACGACAATCCGGAGATTCCAGAACTTTTGAAAGAAATGGATCTCGGATATGCTTCCAAGATGTTGAACGATATGTACGATGATAATGCGGCCGATGTTTTGGAACATTTGGACAAAGTCGATGTTGATCGATTCCTTGAACAAATGCCAACTAGTGATGCCAACAACCTTCGTGGATTGTTGCATTACGATACCGAAACAGCCGGTGGTATTATGACCACTGATTATGTTAAGTTTCATGAAGAAGAGAGAGCTGCCGATGCTATTAAAGCTTTGAAAGGCTATGCTCAAACAGCTGAAACGATTTATTACTTATATATTTTGGATAATCACGATGATTTAGTCGGTGTTATGTCATTGCGTGATTTGATTTTGCTAGATGATAACGATACATTGGGCGAAAAAATGAATAGTGACATTATTACAGTCAACGTTGATGCAGAACAGGCAGAAGTTGCGCAAGTCTTTAGAGATTACGAATTTTTAGCCGTTCCTGTTGTTGATCATTCCAATAAATTAGTTGGTATTGTCACCGTTGATGATGTTATTGAAGTTATCGATGACGAAGCCCAACAAGATTACTCTGGTTTGGCCGGTGTTAGTATGGATGAAACCAATAATGACGGACCATTCAAGGCAGCTTCCAAACGTTTGCCATGGTTGATTACGTTGTTATTACTGAGTATGATTACCGCAACATTGATCAATCATTTCGAAGGATTGTTGGCAGAAGCCAGTATTCTAGCCGTCTTCATTTCAACAATCACCGGTACAGCTGGTAATGCAGGTACCCAAAGTTTGGCCGTTGCCGTCAGACGATTAGCAGTTGAAGAAATAAATCGCAGCGAATTTTTAAAGCTGATTGGTAAAGAACTACTAACTGGATTTGTGACCGGAGTAGTAACCGGAATTTCCGTCTTTATGTTAGTCGGAATCTGGAAACACAACTTCGTTCTAGGAATGGTAATCGGTTTAGCAATGTGTGCAGCTATTACCGTAGCCAACTTAGCCGGAAGTTTGATTCCAATGTTGATGTCCAGTTTCGGTTTCGATCCAGCCGTAGCCAGTGGACCATTTATTTCAACATTGAGTGATTTGACATCAGTATTGATTTATTTCAGTATTGCGGGAATGTTTATGCAGTATTTTGTGGCGTCTTGA